In Ochotona princeps isolate mOchPri1 chromosome 21, mOchPri1.hap1, whole genome shotgun sequence, a single genomic region encodes these proteins:
- the POMGNT2 gene encoding protein O-linked-mannose beta-1,4-N-acetylglucosaminyltransferase 2, with translation MHLSAVFNALLVSVLAAVLWKHVRLREHAATLEEELALGQQALEPASSLRIDYPQALQSLMEGGTRMVCTGRTHTDRLCRFQWLCYSNEAEEFIFFHGNNSVMLPNLGSRRFQPALLDLSTVEDHNTQYFNFVELPAAALRFMPKPVFVPDVALIANRFNPDNLMHVFHDDLLPLFYTLRQFPGLAHEARLFFMEGWGEGAHFDLYKLLSPKQPLLRAQLKTLGRLLCFSHAFVGLSKVTTWYQYGFVQPQGPKANILVSGNEIRQFAQFMMEKLNVSHSGPPLGEEYILVFSRTHNRLILNEAELLLELAQEFQMKTVTVSLEDHTFADVVRLVSNASMLVSMHGAQLVTSLFLPRGATVVELFPYGVNPDHYTPYKTLALLPGMDLQYVAWRNMMPENTVTHPERPWDQGGIAHLDRAEQARILQSREVPRHLCCRNPEWLFRIYQDTRVDIPSLMQTIRRVVKGQPGPRKQKWTVSLYPGKVREARCQASVQGASEARLTVSWQIPWNLKYLKVREVKYEVWLQEQGENSYVPYILALQNHTFTENIKPFTTYLVWVRCIFNKLLLGPFADVLVCST, from the coding sequence ATGCACCTGTCAGCGGTGTTCAACGCCCTCCTGGTGTCGGTGCTGGCGGCCGTCCTGTGGAAGCATGTGCGGCTGCGCGAGCATGCAGCCACTCTGGAGGAGGAGCTGGCCCTCGGGCAGCAGGCCCTGGAGCCGGCCTCGTCGCTGAGGATCGACTACCCGCAGGCCCTGCAGAGCCTGATGGAGGGTGGCACCCGCATGGTGTGCACGGGCCGCACGCACACCGACCGCCTCTGCCGCTTCCAGTGGCTCTGCTACTCCAACGAGGCCGAGGAGTTCATCTTCTTCCACGGCAACAACTCCGTCATGCTCCCCAACCTGGGCTCCCGGCGCTTCCAGCCGGCCCTGCTTGACCTCTCCACCGTGGAGGACCACAACACCCAATACTTCAACTTCGTGGAGCTGCCCGCCGCAGCTCTGCGCTTCATGCCCAAGCCCGTGTTCGTGCCCGACGTGGCGCTCATCGCCAACCGCTTCAATCCCGACAACCTCATGCACGTCTTCCACGACGACCTGTTGCCGCTCTTCTACACGCTGCGCCAGTTCCCCGGCCTGGCCCACGAGGCCCGGCTCTTCTTCATGGAGGGCTGGGGCGAGGGCGCCCACTTTGACCTCTACAAGCTCCTCAGCCCCAAGCAGCCGCTGCTGCGGGCTCAGCTGAAGACCCTTggccggctgctctgcttctcccatGCTTTTGTGGGTCTCTCCAAGGTCACCACCTGGTACCAGTATGGCTTTGTCCAGCCTCAAGGCCCCAAGGCCAACATCCTCGTGTCAGGCAACGAGATCCGGCAGTTCGCACAGTTCATGATGGAAAAACTGAACGTGAGCCACTCGGGCCCCCCCCTGGGTGAGGAGTACATTCTGGTCTTCAGCCGTACCCACAACAGGCTCATTCTGAATGAGGcagagctgctgctggagctggcccaggagTTCCAGATGAAGACGGTGACCGTGTCCCTAGAGGACCATACCTTTGCAGACGTCGTGCGGCTGGTCAGCAACGCCTCCATGCTGGTCAGTATGCATGGGGCGCAGCTGGTCACTTCCCTCTTCCTGCCCCGTGGGGCAACTGTGGTCGAGCTCTTCCCGTATGGCGTCAATCCTGACCACTACACACCCTACAAGACGCTGGCCCTGCTGCCCGGCATGGACCTGCAGTATGTTGCCTGGCGTAACATGATGCCCGAGAACACAGTCACGCACCCCGAGCGGCCCTGGGACCAGGGAGGCATCGCGCACCTGGACCGAGCTGAACAGGCTCGTATCCTGCAGAGCCGCGAGGTCCCACGgcacctctgctgccggaaccccgAGTGGCTGTTCCGGATCTATCAGGACACTAGGGTGGACATCCCATCCCTCATGCAAACCATACGGCGTGTGGTGAAGGGCCAGCCAGGGCCACGGAAGCAGAAGTGGACGGTGAGCCTGTACCCGGGCAAGGTGCGGGAGGCGCGGTGCCAGGCGTCCGTGCAGGGCGCCTCCGAGGCCCGCCTCACTGTGTCCTGGCAGATCCCCTGGAACCTCAAGTACCTGAAGGTGAGGGAGGTCAAGTACGAAGTGTGGCTGCAGGAGCAGGGCGAGAACAGCTACGTGCCTTACATCCTGGCCCTGCAGAACCACACCTTCACGGAGAACATCAAGCCCTTCACCACCTATCTGGTGTGGGTCCGCTGCATCTTCAACAAGCTCCTCCTGGGGCCCTTTGCGGATGTGCTGGTGTGCAGCACATAG